One Oncorhynchus keta strain PuntledgeMale-10-30-2019 chromosome 11, Oket_V2, whole genome shotgun sequence DNA window includes the following coding sequences:
- the camlg gene encoding calcium signal-modulating cyclophilin ligand, with the protein MDAPEEKTSFSAAQRRAEIRRRKLLMNSEDRMNRIVGFTKAEAEKNGASSRVTEPRFHLDLDRNKPWSASSSPRLSPFLPEAVGSSHPHSDLPERKGSPLPDSSEVLGVDKDVTPGVRQRPRGEAQLAADEPSHSESPRRGLQKYLSRFDDAMKLRGQLANENQAQDAAGSDPEELDSFRLFRLVGSVLLAIFVRGFVCKYLSIFAPFLTLELAYMGLYKYFPKVEKKMQTTVLTAALLLSGIPAEVINRFMDTYRKMADVFADLCVYFFTFILSHAILLLLSSEETDTP; encoded by the exons ATGGACGCCCCCGAAGAGAAAACTAGTTTTTCTGCTGCACAAAGAAGAGCAGAAATTCGGAGGCGAAAATTGCTCATGAATTCCGAAGACCGAATGAACAGAATCGTGGGTTTCACCAAAGCTGAAGCTGAAAAGAACG GAGCGTCAAGTCGTGTCACAGAGCCTAGGTTCCACCTGGACTTGGACAGGAACAAGCCGTGGTCAGCATCCTCATCCCCAAGACTGTCTCCATTCCTCCCAGAGGCAGTAGGCAGCAGCCACCCCCACAGCGATCTTCCAGAGAGGAAAGGCTCTCCCCTGCCAGACAGCAGCGAGGTGCTGGGTGTAGACAAGGATGTGACTCCAGGGGTCCGACAAAGGCCACGGGGAGAGGCCCAGCTGGCAGCTGATGAGCCCAGCCATTCCGAATCCCCACGCAGAGGGTTGCAGAAGTATTTATCCCGCTTTGATGACGCCATGAAGCTCAGAGGCCAACTCGCCAATGAGAATCAGGCCCAGGATGCAGCTGGGTCCGACCCAGAAGAGTTGGACTCCTTCAGGCTCTTCAGGCTTGTCGGCAGTGTCCTCCTCGCCATCTTTGTCAGAGGTTTTGTCTGCAAGTATCTG TCCATATTCGCACCATTTCTCACCCTCGAACTGGCCTACATGGGGTTGTACAAGTATTTTCCAAAG GTTGAGAAGAAGATGCAGACCACAGTGCTGACCGCCGCCCTCCTGCTGTCTGGAATCCCCGCTGAGGTCATCAACCGCTTCATGGACACCTACAGGAAGATGGCTGACGTCTTCGCCGACCTCTGTGTCTACTTCTTCACCTTCATCCTCAGTCACGCGATCTTGCTGTTGCTTAGTTCAGAAGAGACTGATACTCCCTGA